One Atribacteraceae bacterium genomic region harbors:
- a CDS encoding OsmC family protein, with the protein MPEMQFKVNGKWSGCMRVDSMIRQFTVRFDEPPTLGGEDSAPNPVEVLLSSLVGCLGIVVCVVAGERKMAFRGIEIDVDGDLDPRGFMGQYDQVRPGFLAIRYTVRIDGDLSEEEMQLLYEEVEKRCPVSDTLKYGTKVEGRVVKA; encoded by the coding sequence ATGCCGGAGATGCAATTCAAGGTCAATGGAAAGTGGTCGGGATGTATGCGGGTAGACAGTATGATCCGCCAGTTTACCGTTCGGTTCGATGAGCCGCCTACCCTCGGTGGAGAGGATTCCGCTCCCAATCCTGTAGAGGTATTGCTTTCTTCTCTGGTCGGTTGCCTGGGAATCGTCGTCTGTGTGGTTGCCGGTGAGAGAAAGATGGCTTTCAGGGGGATCGAGATCGACGTCGATGGGGATTTGGATCCACGCGGGTTTATGGGCCAGTATGACCAGGTCCGCCCCGGATTTTTGGCGATCCGATATACTGTCAGGATTGACGGGGACCTCAGTGAAGAAGAGATGCAGCTACTCTATGAAGAGGTTGAAAAACGGTGCCCAGTTTCGGATACTTTGAAATATGGAACCAAGGTAGAAGGCCGGGTTGTCAAGGCCTGA